One Archangium violaceum genomic window, AGCTCTCCTTCTCGGGGTCGGTGTAGTAGAGCCGTGACTCGCCCGAGTCATCCACGAGCCGGAGGTTGAGCGAGGGCACATCGTTCCAGCAATCGCCGGGCTTCGAGGTGTCATCGAGCTGGATGTGCGCGAGGAGCTCCTCGTAGCGGGCGGCCTGGTCGGCGGAGAGAAGCCGCTCGTCCTCCTGCCAGCGTTGGCCGCCGGGTCCGTTCTCTCTGATGGTCCTGATGAGCTTCCGGGTGGAGGAGTTGAAGGTGCATTCCGTGACGGACGTCGCCATGCTCTCCGTCAGCGAGACGGTGGCCTCGCGGGTGCTCGCGGTCCAGACCGCGCCCTCGGAGCCTTGGAGTGGTTCACAGCCGGCCAGCAGGAGCAGGGGAACGAGCCATCCCATCTTCTTCATGTCGCGAACCTCGGTGGAGTGTGTCCCGCCGGTGTGCAATGGCCGCGCCGACGTGGGTGCCAGAGAGGAAGCGGAGGATTGCGCGAAGGGGGCCGCTGGAAATCCGAGAGCCGGTGTCAGACTTTCGAGGTGGGCAGCCCCTCGGCGGTGTCCACGACCTTCTCCAGGGCTTTGATCCCCTTGCGCTGGCCCACTGCCACCACGGTGAGGTTCTCCCGGGCGAAGTAGCGCCGGGCCACGTCGCGCACGTGGGCGGCGGTGGCGGCGTCCACCAGGTCCGCGCGCCGGCCGAAGGACTCGGGGCGGCGGAACAGCTCCGTGCCGCCGAACCAGCCGGCCAGCTCGCCCGGCGAGTCCTGCGCGAACTCCAGCAGCATCCGGTGCCGCCGCTTGGCCCGCGTCAGCTCCTCTTCGCCCACCTCCGTGCCGCATAGCTCGCCCAGTACCCGGAACATCTCCGCCACCACCACCGAGGCCCGGTCCGGAGCGCTCGCGGCCTCGATCTCGAAGATGCCCGCGTCGTGGAAGGCCTCCAGCGAGGCATGCACCGAATAGGCGAGCCCGCGCTTCTCCACGATCTCGAAGGGCAGCCGCGAGGACAGCCCGTCATCGAGGAAGCGCCGCAGTAGCTGCAGGGCGGGCCAGTCCTCGTGGTGCTCGGGGACGGTGCGGAAGCTCAGGCGGAACTCCGTCTGGGCCTCGTCGTGGGTGACGACGTGGAGGAGGGGACCCGCGGGCGTGGGGGGCGGCGGGATGTCGAGGCTCTCGGGGCCCTGGGGCAGCCGGGCGAAGTGCCGCTCCACCAGCGCGAGCACCTCGTCGTGCTTCACCCGGCCTGCGGCCGTCACCACCAGGTTGCCGGTGACGTAGTGGCGCGCGAAGTGCTCGAGCACCTGCGCGTGGGTGAGCGCCGAGACGGACTCGCGTGTGCCGGCGATCTTGAAGGCCAGGGGGTGCTCGGGGAAGAGGATGCGCTTGGACAGGTTGTCGATGTCGATGTCCCGGCCCTTCTCGTCCACCTCGTCGAGCATCTCCTCGAGGATGATGCTGCGCTCCACCTCCATGTCGGTGAGCTTGGGGCGGGTGAGCATGTCGCCGAGGACGGCCAGGCCCACGTCCAGGTGCGCCGGGTGCAACGGGGTGTAGTAGTAGCCGTGGTCGCGCGTGGTGACGCCGTTGAGGTTGCCGCCCGCCTCCTCCACGGCGGTGTTCATCTTGATGGTGTCCGGCCAGCCCTCGGTGCCCCGGAAGAAGAGGTGCTCGAGGAAGTGGCTGACGCCGTTGTTGGCGGCCGTCTCGTGGCGGCTGCCGGTGCGCACGTACACCGCGAGCAGGGCGGTGTGCAGGTGGGGGGTCTCGACGGTGACGACGCGCAGCCCATTGGGCAGGACGTCGCGGTGGTAGGTGAAGCTCATGCGCGGGGAAGCCTGACGGAGAAGGTGGTGCCCCGGCCGGGCTCGCTCTGACACGAGAGCGCGCCGCCGTGGGCCTTGAGGATCTGCTGGCAGACGGCGAGCCCCAGGCCCGTGCCGTCTTCCTTGGTGGTGAAGAAGGGTTCGAAGATGCGTGAGCGCTCGGCCTCGCTCATGCCGCGTCCGGTGTCCTGGAGGGCGACCTCCAGCTCGTGAGCGTGGACGCGCGTGGCGATGGTGAGGCGGCCTCCATCGGGCATGGCCTCGCGGGCGTTGCGCAGCAGGTTGAGGAACACCTGGCGCAGCTGACCCTCGTCGGCGAGGGCCCGCGGGGTGTCCGGGGAGAGCTCGCGCACCACCTCCACGTGGGCGCGCTCCAGCTCCTCGCGAGAGAAGTCCAGCACGCTGGCGAGCACGTCGGTGACGTCGGTGGGCTCGAGGCTGGGCCGGGGCGGCCGGGCCATGCGCAGGTACTGCTCCGTCACCTCGGTGAGCCGGTCCACCTCGCGGTTGATGGCGGCGAGCAGCTCGCGTGCCTCGCGGGCTTCCTCCGGGGAGTCGAAGGTGGCGTGCTCGAAGGCGTCCTGCATGAGCTCCACGTTGAGACCGATGGAGGACAGGGGGTTGCGCACCTCGTGGGCCACCTGCGCGGAGATGCGGCCCACGGCGGCGAGCTGCTCGGCGCGCATGAGGGCCTCGGCCTGGGCCTTGAGCTGGGCCTCGCGCGCCTGGAGCGAGCGGGCCATGGCGTCGAACTCGCGGGCGAGCACCGCCACCTCGTCCTCACCGCGCACGCCGAGCTGGGCGCTGTAGTCGCCGCGGCCGATGCGCGACACGCCCTCGATGAGGGTGCGCACCGGGCGCAGCGTGCGAGCGGACCAGGCGGTGGCGCCCAGGCCCACGCCGATGGCCAGCACGGACAGGGTGATGATGGCCAGGCCCGTGCGCCGCTCGCGATCCTCGGCCCCGTCCACGCGCTCGCGGATGCGGTTGTTGAGAGCGGCGCGAAGGAAGCGGATGTCGCGGCCGATGGAGGTCTCCTGCTGGCGCAGCTCGGTGGTGGCGTGGGACACGGCCTCCGGAGCGGGAGTCTCGTTGGAGAGCACCGTGAAGACGGCCTCCGCCGCGCGTCCGTATGCCTGGTAGCGCTTGGAAAGCTCGCCGATGCGCGACTCCAGATCCTGGACGAAGTGCACCTCTCCTGCGGGGGCCAGGGCGCGCACCTCGCGGGCACGGGCCTGCGCCTCCTGGAGCCGCTCGGCCATCAGGGAGGGGAAGTACAGCCGGGCGAGCCGGATGAGGGCCCGCCGTGTCTCGACGCTGCCTTCCTCGAGCAGCCGCTCGGTATCCTTCTCCTGGTTGGTGTGGAAGGACTCGAGCGTGGCCGCGTCCTGGGAGAGCTGCAGGTAGCCCTGGCTCACCAGGCGGATCTCCAGCCGGTTGCGGTGGAGCTCGGCGACGCTGAACAGAGACACCGCGCCGAAGGTGACGAGCACCACCGCGTAGCCGAGGAATATGCGGGTGGCGAGCGAGAGCTTCATTCAGGAACAGGCGCCGCGTTGACCACGGCTGGAGGGCATCGCTACGCTCGCGACGGTCCGAGCGCAAGCCATCTTTGCCTGCGCCGTGGCCGGAAACCGCAAAAGGGGAACGCCATGGGGCGGAGTATCAACGGGTGGACCTCGCCCGTCCGGAGGGGCAGCCGACAGGGCAGGGCCCGGTCGCCAGGTTGGAAGACGTGGGTGGTCGCGCTGGGGCTCGTTTCTGGCTGTGGGCCGCGGGAGGCGCGCTACGAGGCGGAGCTCCTCCCCCAGGCGTGTTCCGGGACGCCCGCGCTGGACGGGGTGAGCTACCTGCGCTTCCGCGTCACCGGAGCGGGGATGGAGCCCGTGGAGCGCTACGTCCCGTTGGATCGGGGCACGGCGGAGCTGCCGGCCGTCCCGTCGGGCCCGGGGCGCGTGCTGGAGGTGCGCGGTTACACGGATCTGCCTCGTGCGGGAGGCCGCGTGGTGGCCCTGGGGCGCTCGCATCCCTTCGATGTGCCGGAGTCGGCGGACGCCAGCCACCCGAAGGTCCGCGTCGCCCTCCGCCGGGTGGGTGAGTACGTGCGGCCGGGCAGGTCGAAGGTATGCGTGGGGCTCTCGGAGCCCCGGGCCGGGCACACCGCGACATTGCTGGAGGACGGCCGGGTGCTGCTGGCCGGTGGCTTCCAGGTCGACTCGCGGGGAAACGACGCCACGCTCTCCTCGGCGGAGCTGTTCGATCCGGTGACGGGCACGCTGGAGCAGGTGCAGGGGCTGGGTTCTCCTCGGGCGTTCCACACCGCGACGCGGCTGCCGGATGGCAAGGTGCTGCTGGCGGGTGGCGAGGTGCAGTCGGTGGAGGGCTCGCTGCCCGTGGGCCATGCCCGGGTGCTGGATGTCGCGCGGGGGACGTCCACGGAGGTGGCGTTGAAGGCGGCGCGCAGCCACCACGGGGCGGCGGTGGACGCGAGCGGGCGGGTGCTGCTCGTCGGAGGCGTGGGCGCGGGGGGCGCGGTGGTGTCGGAGGCCGAGGGCTACGATTCCAGCACGGGCCAGGTGTTCTCCGTGAGCACGCCGGTGCCCCGGGTGGGCATGGGGGTGATGCCGGTGCGGGGCGGCCAGCGCATCGCCGTGGTGGGCGGCTCGGATGGGACGGAGTTGAGGCCGGAGGTGCTGTTCTTCTCGTACGAGGGCGGCTCCTTCGTGCCGGTGGGCGAGGACGCGCGGCTGCG contains:
- a CDS encoding M16 family metallopeptidase, translating into MSFTYHRDVLPNGLRVVTVETPHLHTALLAVYVRTGSRHETAANNGVSHFLEHLFFRGTEGWPDTIKMNTAVEEAGGNLNGVTTRDHGYYYTPLHPAHLDVGLAVLGDMLTRPKLTDMEVERSIILEEMLDEVDEKGRDIDIDNLSKRILFPEHPLAFKIAGTRESVSALTHAQVLEHFARHYVTGNLVVTAAGRVKHDEVLALVERHFARLPQGPESLDIPPPPTPAGPLLHVVTHDEAQTEFRLSFRTVPEHHEDWPALQLLRRFLDDGLSSRLPFEIVEKRGLAYSVHASLEAFHDAGIFEIEAASAPDRASVVVAEMFRVLGELCGTEVGEEELTRAKRRHRMLLEFAQDSPGELAGWFGGTELFRRPESFGRRADLVDAATAAHVRDVARRYFARENLTVVAVGQRKGIKALEKVVDTAEGLPTSKV
- a CDS encoding sensor histidine kinase, which codes for MKLSLATRIFLGYAVVLVTFGAVSLFSVAELHRNRLEIRLVSQGYLQLSQDAATLESFHTNQEKDTERLLEEGSVETRRALIRLARLYFPSLMAERLQEAQARAREVRALAPAGEVHFVQDLESRIGELSKRYQAYGRAAEAVFTVLSNETPAPEAVSHATTELRQQETSIGRDIRFLRAALNNRIRERVDGAEDRERRTGLAIITLSVLAIGVGLGATAWSARTLRPVRTLIEGVSRIGRGDYSAQLGVRGEDEVAVLAREFDAMARSLQAREAQLKAQAEALMRAEQLAAVGRISAQVAHEVRNPLSSIGLNVELMQDAFEHATFDSPEEAREARELLAAINREVDRLTEVTEQYLRMARPPRPSLEPTDVTDVLASVLDFSREELERAHVEVVRELSPDTPRALADEGQLRQVFLNLLRNAREAMPDGGRLTIATRVHAHELEVALQDTGRGMSEAERSRIFEPFFTTKEDGTGLGLAVCQQILKAHGGALSCQSEPGRGTTFSVRLPRA
- a CDS encoding kelch repeat-containing protein, coding for MGRSINGWTSPVRRGSRQGRARSPGWKTWVVALGLVSGCGPREARYEAELLPQACSGTPALDGVSYLRFRVTGAGMEPVERYVPLDRGTAELPAVPSGPGRVLEVRGYTDLPRAGGRVVALGRSHPFDVPESADASHPKVRVALRRVGEYVRPGRSKVCVGLSEPRAGHTATLLEDGRVLLAGGFQVDSRGNDATLSSAELFDPVTGTLEQVQGLGSPRAFHTATRLPDGKVLLAGGEVQSVEGSLPVGHARVLDVARGTSTEVALKAARSHHGAAVDASGRVLLVGGVGAGGAVVSEAEGYDSSTGQVFSVSTPVPRVGMGVMPVRGGQRIAVVGGSDGTELRPEVLFFSYEGGSFVPVGEDARLREPRRDAALVPFGGPERLLYVGGHDSPDASRPEDVLGVRFLPTSEVVSPGDASQVTAGPQVFARSELCAVALPDGRVMTLGGLQFTASGPVSDPHVELLVPGTDGGSTALLGLKPLEQARHQHTCTVLEDGSVLIVGGLDDNGVRRTTLGDLVIYTPVPLD